Proteins encoded together in one Variovorax paradoxus window:
- a CDS encoding DNA topoisomerase IV subunit B gives MATPPKTPPSSSSASSGYSEGSIRVLKGLEPVKQRPGMYTRTDNPLHIIQEVLDNAADEALAGHGKKIKVTLHADNSVSVEDDGRGIPFGMHPEEKAPVIELVYTRLHAGGKFDKGSGGAYSFSGGLHGVGVSVTNALSKRLEVTSHREGSAARLAFSAGDVIEALEIRKLEAGERKQGTTVRAWPDAKYFETAALPMGELTHLLRSKAVLMPGVSVTLTIEKTKETQQWLYKGGLSDYLMQTLNGDPVIPLFEGSGHADKNADNFAEGEGADWCVAFTEDGQPVRESYVNLIPTSAGGTHESGLRDGLFTAVKGFIELHSLLPKGVKLLPEDVFARASYVLSAKVLDPQFQGQIKERLNSRDAVRLVSSFVRPALELWLNQHVDYGKKLAELAIKAAQTRQRAGQKVEKRKGSGVAVLPGKLTDCESKDTSHNEVFLVEGDSAGGSAKMGRDKESQAILPLRGKVLNTWEVERDRLFANTEIHDISVAVGVDPHGPNDTPDMSGLRYGKICILSDADVDGSHIQVLLLTLFFRHFPKLIEAGHVYVAKPPLFRVDAPARGKKPASKVYALDEGELTATLDKLRKDGVREGAWSISRFKGLGEMSAEQLWETTLNPDTRRLMKVQLGRFDFTSTQGEITKLMGKGEAAARRELMELRADDVDIDV, from the coding sequence ATGGCGACTCCCCCCAAGACTCCCCCCAGTTCATCGTCCGCGTCCTCCGGGTACTCGGAAGGTTCCATCCGCGTGCTCAAGGGCCTCGAGCCCGTGAAGCAGCGCCCGGGCATGTACACCCGGACCGACAACCCGCTGCACATCATTCAGGAAGTGCTGGACAACGCCGCCGACGAGGCGTTGGCCGGCCACGGCAAGAAGATCAAGGTCACCCTGCATGCCGACAACTCGGTCAGCGTCGAGGACGACGGCCGCGGCATTCCCTTCGGCATGCACCCTGAAGAAAAGGCCCCCGTGATCGAGCTGGTCTACACCCGGCTGCATGCGGGCGGCAAGTTCGACAAGGGCTCCGGCGGCGCCTACAGCTTCTCGGGCGGCCTGCACGGCGTGGGCGTGTCGGTCACCAACGCGCTATCCAAGCGGCTCGAAGTCACTTCGCACCGCGAAGGCTCGGCCGCCAGGCTGGCCTTCAGCGCCGGCGACGTGATCGAGGCGCTCGAGATCCGCAAGCTCGAAGCCGGCGAACGCAAGCAGGGCACCACCGTGCGCGCCTGGCCCGACGCCAAATACTTCGAAACCGCGGCCCTGCCCATGGGCGAGCTCACCCACCTGCTGCGCAGCAAGGCCGTGCTGATGCCCGGCGTGAGCGTGACGCTCACGATCGAGAAGACCAAGGAAACGCAGCAGTGGCTCTACAAGGGCGGCCTGAGCGACTACCTGATGCAGACGCTCAACGGCGACCCGGTGATTCCGCTGTTCGAAGGCAGCGGCCATGCCGACAAGAACGCCGACAACTTCGCCGAAGGCGAGGGCGCCGATTGGTGCGTGGCCTTTACCGAAGACGGCCAGCCGGTGCGCGAGAGCTACGTCAATCTCATTCCCACCAGTGCCGGCGGCACGCACGAAAGCGGCCTGCGCGACGGCCTGTTCACGGCCGTAAAGGGCTTTATCGAACTGCACTCGCTGCTGCCCAAGGGCGTGAAGCTCTTGCCCGAAGATGTGTTCGCACGCGCTTCGTATGTGCTGAGCGCCAAGGTGCTCGATCCGCAGTTCCAGGGCCAGATCAAGGAACGCCTCAACTCGCGCGACGCGGTGCGGCTGGTGTCGAGCTTCGTGCGCCCGGCGCTCGAACTGTGGCTGAACCAGCACGTCGACTACGGCAAGAAGCTCGCCGAACTGGCCATCAAGGCCGCGCAAACACGCCAGCGTGCCGGCCAGAAGGTCGAAAAGCGCAAGGGCTCCGGCGTGGCCGTGCTCCCCGGCAAGCTGACCGATTGCGAAAGCAAGGACACGAGCCACAACGAAGTCTTCCTGGTCGAGGGAGACTCCGCCGGCGGCAGCGCCAAGATGGGCCGCGACAAGGAAAGCCAGGCCATCCTGCCCTTGCGCGGCAAGGTGCTCAACACCTGGGAAGTGGAGCGCGACCGGCTCTTTGCCAACACCGAAATCCACGACATCTCGGTGGCCGTGGGCGTCGACCCGCACGGCCCCAACGACACGCCCGACATGAGCGGCCTGCGCTACGGAAAGATCTGCATCCTTTCCGATGCCGACGTGGACGGCTCGCACATCCAGGTGCTGCTGCTCACGCTGTTCTTCCGGCACTTTCCAAAACTCATCGAAGCCGGCCATGTGTATGTCGCAAAGCCGCCACTTTTCCGTGTCGATGCGCCGGCGCGCGGCAAGAAGCCGGCTTCCAAGGTCTATGCACTTGACGAAGGCGAACTGACCGCCACACTCGACAAATTGCGCAAGGACGGTGTGCGCGAAGGCGCCTGGAGCATCAGCCGCTTCAAGGGCCTGGGCGAAATGAGCGCGGAACAATTGTGGGAAACCACGCTCAATCCGGATACCCGGCGCCTCATGAAGGTGCAGCTGGGGCGCTTCGACTTCACGTCCACCCAGGGAGAGATCACCAAGCTCATGGGCAAGGGCGAGGCAGCCGCGCGGCGCGAACTCATGGAACTGCGCGCCGACGATGTCGATATCGATGTTTGA
- a CDS encoding DUF2846 domain-containing protein — protein MRRAVLKFAALATLALAVAGCASDPTGPKFQEMGNVIPKLKPGNGRIYFFRAAGPFGASLQPGVRIDKLRVGSSKPGSFFFVDRPAGTYQAATTSDLRKTLEVPLADGETKYVRMSPSFGLAVGSIVLDLEAPEKARAEMGWLTYAGQFIGDK, from the coding sequence ATGAGAAGAGCCGTCCTGAAGTTCGCCGCCCTCGCAACGCTCGCGCTCGCAGTTGCCGGCTGCGCCAGCGACCCGACCGGCCCCAAGTTCCAGGAGATGGGCAACGTCATTCCCAAGCTCAAGCCGGGCAACGGCCGCATCTATTTCTTCCGTGCCGCCGGGCCTTTCGGCGCCTCGCTGCAGCCTGGGGTGCGCATCGACAAGCTGCGCGTCGGCTCGTCGAAGCCCGGCAGCTTCTTTTTTGTGGACCGTCCGGCCGGCACCTACCAGGCCGCCACGACCAGCGACTTGCGCAAGACGCTCGAAGTGCCGCTGGCAGACGGAGAGACGAAATACGTGCGCATGTCGCCTTCGTTCGGGCTCGCGGTCGGAAGCATCGTTCTCGATCTCGAGGCGCCCGAGAAGGCCCGGGCCGAAATGGGCTGGCTCACCTACGCGGGCCAGTTCATCGGCGACAAGTAG
- a CDS encoding MFS transporter codes for MQASSPTLSIKQVLICGAMIVTLSMGIRHGFGLWLQPITQAQDWSRQTFSFALAVQNLSWGIFGVFAGMVADRFGAFRVLVAGTVFYALGLLGMAYSPTPLLFTLSAGVLIGAAQAGTTYAVVYGVIGRQIPAERRSWAMGVAAAAGSFGQFLMAPIEGRLIGHLGWQTALAVVAVLVLVIVPLALGLREPRQGALAGHREQSVLQAVGEAFRYPSFGLLMAGYFVCGFQLAFIGIHMPTYLRDQKLPVEVAGYALALIGLFNVFGTYTVGLLGQKLAKRKILAAIYFARAVSIVLFLLVPISPLSVYVFSAAMGFLWLSTVPATNAIIAGIFGVAHLSMLSGFVFLSHQVGSFIGVWLGGYLYDTTGSYDIVWYIAIALGVFAALINLPVKEGAIARAARPAVVPG; via the coding sequence ATGCAAGCCTCTTCCCCCACTCTCTCGATCAAGCAGGTGCTGATCTGCGGCGCCATGATCGTCACGCTCTCAATGGGCATTCGCCACGGCTTCGGCTTGTGGCTGCAGCCGATCACGCAGGCGCAGGACTGGAGCCGGCAGACCTTCTCGTTCGCGCTGGCCGTGCAAAACCTCTCCTGGGGCATCTTCGGGGTGTTCGCGGGCATGGTGGCCGACCGCTTCGGGGCGTTCCGGGTCCTTGTGGCGGGCACGGTGTTCTATGCGCTGGGCCTGCTGGGCATGGCGTATTCGCCGACACCGCTGCTGTTCACGCTGAGCGCGGGCGTGCTGATTGGCGCGGCGCAGGCCGGGACGACCTATGCCGTCGTGTACGGCGTGATCGGGCGGCAGATTCCTGCCGAACGGCGCTCGTGGGCCATGGGCGTGGCCGCGGCGGCAGGCTCGTTCGGGCAGTTCCTGATGGCGCCGATCGAGGGCCGGTTGATCGGACATCTGGGCTGGCAAACCGCCCTGGCGGTGGTGGCGGTACTCGTGCTGGTGATCGTGCCGTTGGCCCTGGGGCTGCGCGAACCGCGGCAAGGCGCATTGGCGGGGCACCGCGAACAATCGGTGCTGCAGGCAGTGGGCGAGGCGTTCCGCTACCCCAGTTTCGGCCTGCTGATGGCAGGCTATTTCGTGTGCGGCTTCCAGCTGGCATTCATCGGCATCCACATGCCGACCTACCTGCGCGACCAGAAGCTGCCGGTGGAAGTGGCGGGCTATGCGCTGGCACTGATCGGCCTCTTCAATGTATTCGGCACCTATACCGTGGGGCTGCTGGGCCAGAAGCTGGCCAAGCGCAAGATCCTGGCGGCCATCTACTTTGCGCGGGCTGTTTCCATCGTGCTCTTCTTGCTGGTGCCGATCTCGCCGCTCAGCGTGTATGTGTTTTCGGCGGCCATGGGCTTTCTTTGGCTTTCGACGGTGCCCGCAACCAACGCGATCATCGCGGGCATCTTCGGCGTGGCGCACCTGTCGATGCTCAGCGGCTTCGTGTTCCTGAGCCACCAGGTCGGTTCGTTCATCGGCGTGTGGCTTGGCGGCTACCTGTATGACACCACGGGCAGCTACGACATCGTCTGGTACATCGCAATTGCCCTGGGCGTGTTCGCCGCGCTGATCAACCTGCCGGTGAAGGAAGGCGCGATTGCGCGGGCGGCACGCCCCGCGGTTGTGCCGGGCTGA
- a CDS encoding class I SAM-dependent methyltransferase — protein MKDIAKLHSGLKPSEWIVRWSHLLAPATSVLDVACGHGRHMQWLAGRGHAVTGVDRSTEAIEAARVFGGTVTADIEAGPWPFSGQVFGAVVVTNYLWRPRMADIVAAVAPGGVLLYETFAAGNETVGKPSRADFLLQPGELLAACRELRVVAYEDGFLAEPERFVQRIAAVRAGNAASGEPERHLLPGN, from the coding sequence ATGAAAGACATAGCAAAATTGCACAGCGGATTGAAGCCGTCGGAATGGATCGTGCGGTGGTCGCACCTGCTCGCGCCGGCCACCTCCGTGCTCGACGTGGCCTGTGGCCATGGGCGGCACATGCAGTGGCTTGCGGGGCGTGGGCATGCGGTGACCGGCGTCGACCGCTCCACCGAAGCAATCGAGGCCGCTCGCGTATTTGGCGGCACGGTAACCGCCGACATCGAAGCCGGCCCCTGGCCTTTCTCGGGCCAGGTTTTCGGTGCGGTGGTCGTCACCAACTACCTGTGGCGGCCGCGCATGGCCGACATCGTGGCCGCGGTTGCGCCGGGCGGCGTGCTGCTCTACGAAACCTTTGCCGCCGGAAACGAAACGGTGGGCAAGCCCTCGCGCGCGGACTTTCTGCTGCAGCCGGGCGAATTGTTGGCCGCATGCCGGGAGCTGCGCGTGGTGGCGTACGAAGACGGCTTTCTGGCCGAGCCGGAACGCTTCGTGCAGCGCATTGCCGCGGTTCGTGCCGGCAACGCCGCGTCCGGCGAGCCCGAACGCCATCTCCTGCCGGGAAACTGA